In Buchnera aphidicola (Aphis nasturtii), the genomic stretch TGTAACTTATAAAACAAGTGTATAAATAAAACTTGTTTTAAAGATTAGAATATACATTCTATCTTATTAATATTTCAAAACAAAAATCATAAGTATGTTGCTTATCTTTAGGAAAATTTTTTTTAAAGATTGTTTTCCAATTTTTGCATATTTTATACCTTGGAAAATAAGTATCTCCAGAAATATTACAATTAACATGAGTAAGGTATAACTTATTAGCGTAAAACAACATTTGTTTATATATTTTAGATCCTCCAATAACCATTATTTCTTGATTTTTTTTATATTTTGAATATATAGTAGCAGAAATTATTGCGTTATTAATTGAATTTGCCCATATAATATTATGTTTAATAATTTTTTTTCGACTAATTACTATATTAGTTCTCATAGGTAAAGAATCTTTAATAGATTCCCAAGTTAAACGTCCCATAATAATACTTTTATTTATCGTATTACTTTTAAACCACTTTAAATCTTCTGGGAGATTCCAAGGTATTTTATTTTTCTCTCCAATCACAAGATTATTAGAAATAGCTGCAATTAGACTAATTTTCATATGTAAAATTTTTTTTAAGAGTTATAAATATGTTTTACAACATATTTATAAAAATGAATTTTTTATTTCAGGTACATTTAATTTTGTAAATTTATTTTTTTATGTATTTCTTGTAATGATCTAATATTTTTTACTGGATCTTCATTTAATGCCATAACTGTAGCGAATGCACCATTAATAGTTGTATCATAGTGAACTTTATATTGCAAAGCACTTTGACAAATTCGTTTTGCATCTTTTACACCTTGGTTACAAGAAGTTGTATTTACAATATATGCGTATTCTCCATTTTTTAAACGATCCTCAATATGAGGTCTTCCTTCATATACTTTATTTACTAATCTAGAAATAATTCCAGATTTTTTTAAAGCTGTAGATGTTCCTTTAGTAGCATCAATTTTAAATCCAAATTTTGTTAATTTTAAAGCTAAATTTACAATACTTTTCTTATCATTATCTCTCACAGAAAGCAATACACGTCCTGATCTTTTCATATTGGTATTGGCGCCGAGCATTGCTTTCGCAAATGCTTCTGAAAAATTTTTTCCAATACCCATTACTTCTCCTGTAGAGCGCATTTCTGGTCCTAATATAGGATCTACACCTTGAAATTTATCAAAAGGTAATACAGCTTCTTTTACTGAAAAGAACGATGGGATGATTTCTTTTACAAATCCTTGTTCTTTTAATGTTTTACCATACATAACACGTACAGAGATTTTTGCAAGTGCTAATCCTGTAGCTTTTGAAACAAAAGGAACTGTTCTAGCGGCTCTTGGATTAACTTCAATAATATATATTTCATTATTTTTAATTGCAAACTGTACGTTCATGAGTCCTTGTACAGATAATTCAAATGCTAGTTTTTTTACTTGCTTTCTGATGCTATCTTGAATTTTTTTTGTTAAAGTATAGGCTGGTAAAGAACAAGCTGAATCTCCAGAATGTACTCCTGCTTGTTCAATATGCTCCATGATACCTCCAATCAAAACTGTTTTTCCATCACAGATTGCATCAACATCTACTTCTGTTGCATAATTTAAATATTGATCTAGCAAAATTGGGGTGGTGTTATCTTGCTTTAATATTACCTTGAAATAGTTATCTAACTCAGACGGTTCGTAAACAATTTCCATTGCTCTTCCACCTAGAACATAAGATGGTCTAACTATAATAGGGTAACCAATTTTTATTGCGTTCTGATGTGCTTCCTGTAAAGTGAATACTGTAGCATTTAGTGGTTGTTTTAAATTTAATTTTGTTACAATTTTTTGAAAACGATTTCTATCTTCTGCTTTGTCAATAGCATCTGGTTTTGTACCAATAATTGGTATTCCTTCTTGTTCAAATTCTCGTGCTAATTTTAACGGTGTTTGTCCTCCATATTGAATAATCACTCCTTTAGGTTTTTCAATTTTAACTATTTCTAAAACGTTTTCTAATGTAATTGGTTCAAAGTAAAGTCGATCAGATATATCATAATCTGTAGATACTGTTTCTGGATTGCAATTTATCATAATTGCTTCAAATCCATCTTCTCTTAAGGCTTGAACGGCATGTACACAACAGTAATCGAATTCTATACCTTGTCCTATTCTATTGGGCCCACCTCCTATAATAATAATTTTTTTATCATTTTTAGTAGGATTAGCCTCGCATTCATCTTCCCATGTAGAATACATATATGCTGTTTCAGTAGAAAACTCAGCTGAACATGTATCGATTCTTTTATAAACAGGATGTAAATTTAATTCATTTCGTAAATTACGTATATCACGTTCTTTTTTATGAGTTAACATAGCTATACGTAGATCTGAAAAACCTTTTCTTTTAATAAAATATAAAAATTTATAATTTAATCCAGTAAATCCATTTTTTTTAATTTTTTCTTCTAATAGGATTATTTCTTGAATCTGCATAAGAAACCAAGGATCAATAGATGTTAATTCAAACACATCTTTTATCGACATACCAAGTCTAAATGCATCACCAATATACCAAAGTCTATCTGCTCCTGCTTCTTTTAATTCGTGTTTGATTTTTATTAAATATTGAGGATTTAATTTAGATATTTTTGAGTTAAAACCACATACTCCAATTTCTAATCCTCGCATTGCTTTTTGTATTGATTCTTGAAATGTTCTTCCTATTGCCATTACTTCGCCGACAGATTTCATTTGAGTAGTTAATCTATCGTTACATCCTGAAAATTTTTCAAAGTTAAATCTTGGAATTTTAGTGACTATATAATCTATTGATGGTTCAAAAGATGCTGTTGTATTAGTTCCTGTAATATCATTTGCAAGTTCATCTAGTGTATATCCTACTGCTAATTTTGCGGCTATTTTTGCAATTGGAAATCCTGTAGCTTTAGATGCTAATGCAGAAGAACGAGAAACTCTAGGATTCATTTCAATAACTATCATTCGGCCATTTTTTGGATTAATAGCAAATTGTACGTTAGAACCTCCAGTTTCTACTCCGATTTCTTGTAAGATTGCCATAGATGCATTTCTCATAATCTGATATTCTTTATCAGTCAATGTTTGAGCTGGAGCTACAGTAATTGAATCCCCTGTATGTATTCCCATAGGATCTAAATTTTCAATCGAACAAACAATAATACAATTGTTATTTTTGTCTCGTACAACTTCCATTTCATATTCTTTCCAGCCGATTAATGATTCATCGATCAATAATTCAGTAGTAGGAGATAATTTTAATCCTCTTTCGCAAATTTCTTCGAATTCTTCTTGATTATAAGCAATGCCCCCACCATTCCCCCCCATAGTAAAAGAAGGTCTAATGATACATGGAAAACCTACATTTTTCAATACCGATAATGCTTCTTTAATGTTATGTGCAATGCCGCATTTTGCAGTTTTTAAATTCAGCTTTTTCATTGAGCATTCAAATAATTTCCTATTTTCTGCTTTGTTTATTGCATCAATAGTAGCACCTATAATTTTAACACTAAATTTTTTTAGTATTCCTCTTCGATTTAGTTCTAATGCACAATTGAGTGCTGTTTGACCACCCATAGTAGGTAGCAATGCATCTGGACGTTCCTTAATTATAATTTTTTTTACTATTTTCCAATGAATAGGTTCAATATATGTAGCATCTGCCATATATGGATCAGTCATAATAGTAGCAGGATTAGAGTTAACAAGAATAATCTTATAACCTTCTTCACGCAATGCTTTGCACGCCTGAGCGCCTGAATAATCAAATTCACATGCTTGTCCAATGATAATAGGACCTGCTCCAAGAATTAAAATGGATTTTATATCAGTAGATTTAGGCATTTTTTTTTCCTAATTAATTACTGAATTTTGCTTGATTAAGTAATTTTATAAAATGATCAAATAGATAAGAACCATCATGCGGTCCAGGACTGGCTTCTGGATGTCCTTGAAAGCTAAAAGCTAGTTTATCAGTTAAGCGTAAACCTTGTACAGTACCATCAAAAAGAGAAGTATGTGTTATAAAAATATTTTTTGGAATATGTTGTGTATCAACAGTAAAACTATGATTTTGAGATGTAATAATTACACGATTAGTTTTTATTTCTTTTACTGGATGATTTGCACCATGATGACCAAATTTCATTTTAACGATATCGGCTCCACTAGCTAATGCAAGTAGTTGATGTCCTAAACATATTCCAAATATTGGAATATTGATTTTCAAAAAATCTTGAATGGATTTAATAGCATAGTAACATGGTCTTGGATCACCTGGACCATTAGACAAAAAAATTCCATCAGGAGATAAATCTAGTACTGTTTTTGAATCTGTTGTAGCAGGTACTATAGTTAGATAACATCCTCGATCTACTAACATACGTAAAATATTTAGTTTAACACCAAAATCATATACAATAATATGAAATAAAAATTTTCTTTTAGAACCAGATGCTGTGTTGTTTATAATATGACTATTTTTATTCCAATTATAAATAACGTCAGTGCTTACTTTTTTAGCTAAATCCAATCCTTGTAAGCTTAAACAATTTTTTGCTTTTTTATGTGCTATAATATAGTTTTCTTTTTTATCTTCTATAATACATCCATTTTGAGATCCTTTTGTTCGTAAAATACGTGTCAATTTTCTTGTATCAATATCAGATATTGCAACAATATTATTTTCTTTTAAATAAGAAGAAAAACTTTTTTTGCTACGATAATTACTGGATATCGGAGACATGTCGCGAATAATCAATCCTCTTATATGAATTTTAGATGATTCTTCATCATGTTGATTTGTGCCAATATTTCCAATATGAGGATGTGTTAGTGTTACAATTTGGTGTGAGTAAGAAGGGTCAGTGATTATTTCTTGGTATCCGGTTATTGATGTATTGAAAACAACTTCTCCTACAGTTGTTCCTTTAGCTCCAACAGAACGTCCGTGAAATCTAGTGCCATCTTCTAAAACTAATACTGCTGATTGGCCCAAAGCACCCTCCAAAAAATTTTTTAATATTGATTAAATTTTAACATAATAAGTAAAATACTTTGAAAAATTAAATATTTATTTTAACTAAAATTAATATTTTTGTCTATTATCGTAATAAATATTTTATATATCTTCATTTGTTAAAAAGTTGTTTTTAAATAAATGCATAATTTATATATTTATTTAGCATAAACTTTGAATGTATTTTTTAAAAAATCTTTCATGTTAAAAAGACCTTTGTTTTTTAAAATAATCCAAAACACTGATTGAATAGCACCTTTAGCAAAAGATTCTCTATTAAAAGCTGTATGAGTAATATTAATTTCTTCTTCAGAGTTTGTAAAAATCACTGAG encodes the following:
- the carB gene encoding carbamoyl-phosphate synthase large subunit → MPKSTDIKSILILGAGPIIIGQACEFDYSGAQACKALREEGYKIILVNSNPATIMTDPYMADATYIEPIHWKIVKKIIIKERPDALLPTMGGQTALNCALELNRRGILKKFSVKIIGATIDAINKAENRKLFECSMKKLNLKTAKCGIAHNIKEALSVLKNVGFPCIIRPSFTMGGNGGGIAYNQEEFEEICERGLKLSPTTELLIDESLIGWKEYEMEVVRDKNNNCIIVCSIENLDPMGIHTGDSITVAPAQTLTDKEYQIMRNASMAILQEIGVETGGSNVQFAINPKNGRMIVIEMNPRVSRSSALASKATGFPIAKIAAKLAVGYTLDELANDITGTNTTASFEPSIDYIVTKIPRFNFEKFSGCNDRLTTQMKSVGEVMAIGRTFQESIQKAMRGLEIGVCGFNSKISKLNPQYLIKIKHELKEAGADRLWYIGDAFRLGMSIKDVFELTSIDPWFLMQIQEIILLEEKIKKNGFTGLNYKFLYFIKRKGFSDLRIAMLTHKKERDIRNLRNELNLHPVYKRIDTCSAEFSTETAYMYSTWEDECEANPTKNDKKIIIIGGGPNRIGQGIEFDYCCVHAVQALREDGFEAIMINCNPETVSTDYDISDRLYFEPITLENVLEIVKIEKPKGVIIQYGGQTPLKLAREFEQEGIPIIGTKPDAIDKAEDRNRFQKIVTKLNLKQPLNATVFTLQEAHQNAIKIGYPIIVRPSYVLGGRAMEIVYEPSELDNYFKVILKQDNTTPILLDQYLNYATEVDVDAICDGKTVLIGGIMEHIEQAGVHSGDSACSLPAYTLTKKIQDSIRKQVKKLAFELSVQGLMNVQFAIKNNEIYIIEVNPRAARTVPFVSKATGLALAKISVRVMYGKTLKEQGFVKEIIPSFFSVKEAVLPFDKFQGVDPILGPEMRSTGEVMGIGKNFSEAFAKAMLGANTNMKRSGRVLLSVRDNDKKSIVNLALKLTKFGFKIDATKGTSTALKKSGIISRLVNKVYEGRPHIEDRLKNGEYAYIVNTTSCNQGVKDAKRICQSALQYKVHYDTTINGAFATVMALNEDPVKNIRSLQEIHKKINLQN
- the carA gene encoding glutamine-hydrolyzing carbamoyl-phosphate synthase small subunit — translated: MGQSAVLVLEDGTRFHGRSVGAKGTTVGEVVFNTSITGYQEIITDPSYSHQIVTLTHPHIGNIGTNQHDEESSKIHIRGLIIRDMSPISSNYRSKKSFSSYLKENNIVAISDIDTRKLTRILRTKGSQNGCIIEDKKENYIIAHKKAKNCLSLQGLDLAKKVSTDVIYNWNKNSHIINNTASGSKRKFLFHIIVYDFGVKLNILRMLVDRGCYLTIVPATTDSKTVLDLSPDGIFLSNGPGDPRPCYYAIKSIQDFLKINIPIFGICLGHQLLALASGADIVKMKFGHHGANHPVKEIKTNRVIITSQNHSFTVDTQHIPKNIFITHTSLFDGTVQGLRLTDKLAFSFQGHPEASPGPHDGSYLFDHFIKLLNQAKFSN
- the folA gene encoding type 3 dihydrofolate reductase, with translation MKISLIAAISNNLVIGEKNKIPWNLPEDLKWFKSNTINKSIIMGRLTWESIKDSLPMRTNIVISRKKIIKHNIIWANSINNAIISATIYSKYKKNQEIMVIGGSKIYKQMLFYANKLYLTHVNCNISGDTYFPRYKICKNWKTIFKKNFPKDKQHTYDFCFEILIR